Proteins co-encoded in one Aspergillus luchuensis IFO 4308 DNA, chromosome 6, nearly complete sequence genomic window:
- a CDS encoding hydrophobin family protein (COG:S;~EggNog:ENOG410Q1WN;~InterPro:IPR001338;~PFAM:PF01185;~SECRETED:SignalP(1-18);~go_component: GO:0009277 - fungal-type cell wall [Evidence IEA];~go_function: GO:0005199 - structural constituent of cell wall [Evidence IEA]) — MQFTTALSILAIATTAVAVPAAQDSTASLESQVKEVAAQRGTSDGTISTVTEAQCVPPILCCGSLTTPLDPLVDPILLDLGIDASNIVGSIGLLCKDYDDSCSSEPQCCTEINLLNGLLALGCSTLEQ, encoded by the exons atGCAGTTCACCACCGCTCTCTCCATCTTGGCCAtcgccaccaccgccgtggCCGTCCCCGCCGCTCAGGACAGCACTGCGTCTCTTGAGTCTCAGGTGAAGGAGGTGGCCGCTCAGCGGGGCACCTCTGATGGCACCATTAGCACCGTCACGGAGGCACAATGCGTTCCTCCCATTCTGTGCTGTGGCTCCCTCACCACTCCTCTTGACCCTCTTGTCGACCCTATCCTCTTGGACCTGGGTATTGATGCTTCCAACATTGTTGGCTCCATCGGTCTTCTTT GCAAGGACTACGACGACAGCTGCTCGTCGGAACCTCAGTGCTGCACTGAGATCAACCTTTTG AACGGTCTTCTGGCTCTCGGATGCTCTACCCTGGAGCAGTAA
- a CDS encoding eukaryotic translation initiation factor 3 subunit D (COG:J;~EggNog:ENOG410PGSY;~InterPro:IPR007783;~PFAM:PF05091;~go_component: GO:0005737 - cytoplasm [Evidence IEA];~go_component: GO:0005852 - eukaryotic translation initiation factor 3 complex [Evidence IEA];~go_function: GO:0003743 - translation initiation factor activity [Evidence IEA]) yields the protein MAPISIADIVAALPAEDTWGPATASDNMLQGVPYAPFSKGDKLGRMADWTAESKDPNRAGRQAYNRNYRGIPYPNISSQAKTKQLTLFPPDQQVYGAGSSSLFAVQVAEDESSFSVVDNTRSSAKRTFGRGGGTVFRGRAQRGGAQRGGRAGFQRVGAGRGQGGDRYYDNRSGGRGNRGRRFGWKDYDKPQRTREPSVNVRPDWNMLEEVDFSRLSKLNLEAPEGEDVDSYGFLYHYDRSYDKAPVKNAERRLQSLDRAAYNVTTTQDPVIQELAEKNEATIFATSDILSMLMCAPRSVYSWDIVIVHQGNKIYFDKREGASLDLVTVNENAADAPLELADSANKQDAINTPSALAMEATFINHNFALQTVVESEDSKVSLAHPNPFYNAAEETEPLASKAYKYRRFDLSLERDDEPVNMIVRTEVDALMKNPVNGEDQQLLVKALNEFDSKAQGSGGALDWRSKLWSQRGAVVATEMKNNSVKLARWTTQAILAKADGMKLGFVSRANPRSAAGHVVLGVVGYKPRDLAAQMNLNLSNGWGIVRTIVDRIRALDADEDEDKVTKYVLIKDPNRPVLRLYSVPATTFEEEEEVAAEEQEGAEEEADE from the coding sequence ATGGCTCCCATCTCTATCGCAGACATCGTCGCCGCTCTGCCGGCCGAAGACACCTGGGGCCCCGCTACCGCCAGCGACAACATGCTGCAGGGCGTCCCCTACGCTCCCTTCTCCAAGGGTGACAAGCTGGGCCGTATGGCTGACTGGACTGCTGAGTCCAAGGACCCTAACCGTGCCGGTCGCCAGGCCTACAACCGCAACTACAGAGGTATACCATATCCTAATATATCCAGCCAAGCCAAGACAAAGCAACTAACTCTGTTTCCTCCAGACCAGCAAGTCTATGGTGCCGGTTCCTCCAGCCTCTTCGCCGTCCAGGTCGCCGAAGACgaatcctccttctccgttGTTGACAACACCCGCAGTTCCGCTAAGCGTACCTTCGGTCGTGGCGGTGGTACCGTCTTCCGTGGCCGCGCCCAGCGCGGTGGTGCTCAGCGCGGTGGTCGCGCTGGCTTCCAGCGTGTGGGTGCTGGCCGTGGCCAGGGTGGTGACCGCTACTACGACAACCGCTCTGGCGGCCGTGGTAACCGTGGCCGTCGCTTCGGCTGGAAGGACTACGACAAGCCCCAGCGCACCCGTGAGCCCTCGGTCAACGTCCGCCCCGACTGGAACatgctggaggaggttgactTCAGCCGTCTGTCCAAGCTGAACCTCGAGGCCCCCGAGGGTGAGGACGTCGACTCGTACGGTTTCCTCTACCACTACGACCGGTCCTACGACAAGGCCCCCGTCAAGAACGCCGAGCGCCGTCTCCAGTCCCTCGACCGTGCCGCCTACaacgtcaccaccacccaggaCCCCGTCATCCAGGAATTGGCCGAGAAGAACGAGGCCACCATCTTCGCCACCTCGGATATCCTGTCCATGCTCATGTGCGCCCCCCGCAGTGTCTACTCTTGGGACATTGTCATCGTCCACCAGGGCAACAAGATCTACTTCGACAAGCGCGAAGGCGCCTCCCTGGACCTGGTCACCGTCAACGAGAACGCCGCCGACGCTCCCCTTGAACTGGCCGACTCCGCCAACAAGCAGGATGCCATCAACACCCCCAGCGCCCTGGCCATGGAGGCCACCTTCATCAACCACAACTTCGCCCTGCAGACCGTCGTTGAGTCCGAGGACAGCAAGGTCTCCCTGGCCCACCCCAACCCCTTCTACAACGCCGCCGAGGAGACCGAGCCCCTCGCCTCCAAGGCCTACAAGTACCGCCGCTTCGACCTGTCCCTGGAGCGCGATGACGAGCCCGTCAACATGATCGTCCGTACCGAGGTCGACGCCCTCATGAAGAACCCCGTCAACGGCGAGGACCAGCAGCTGCTTGTCAAGGCCCTCAACGAGTTCGACAGCAAGGCCCAGGGCTCCGGTGGTGCTCTCGACTGGCGCAGCAAGCTCTGGTCTCAGCGTGGTGCCGTTGTCGCTACTGAGATGAAGAACAACAGCGTCAAGCTCGCCCGCTGGACCACCCAGgccatcctcgccaaggCTGACGGCATGAAGCTGGGTTTCGTCTCCCGTGCTAACCCCCGCTCTGCCGCTGGTCACGTCGTTCTCGGTGTTGTCGGCTACAAGCCCCGTGATCTGGCTGCCCAGATGAACCTGAACCTCAGCAACGGTTGGGGTATCGTCCGTACTATTGTTGACCGTATCCGTGCCCTcgatgccgatgaggatgaggacaaGGTCACCAAGTACGTCCTTATCAAGGACCCCAACCGTCCTGTGCTGCGTCTGTACAGCGTCCCTGCTACCACctttgaggaggaagaggaggtcgctgctgaggagcaggagggtgctgaggaggaggctgaTGAGTAA
- a CDS encoding GFA family protein (COG:S;~EggNog:ENOG410PYT7;~InterPro:IPR011057,IPR006913;~PFAM:PF04828;~go_function: GO:0016846 - carbon-sulfur lyase activity [Evidence IEA]) codes for MDLTTSTSSPTTAAPEPITGSCLCGGIQYEVTGEPMKRVMCHCENCRKFTGSSFMANSFMKESQLTIKSGESLIQSFKDTKVDSGNTLERRFCRVCGSPVYVTSSRAEGFVVVPSGTMDGEAGRKWRPEVEFWCKERREYLPVVEGTQALEMD; via the exons ATGGatctcaccacctccacctcatcccccaccaccgccgcccccgAACCCATCACCGGCAGCTGCCTCTGCGGCGGCATCCAATACGAAGTAACCGGCGAACCCATGAAACGAGTAATGTGCCACTGCGAAAACTGCCGGAAGTTCACAGGCTCCAGCTTTATGGCCAACAGCTTTATGAAAGAATCT CAACTAACCATCAAATCCGGCGAATCACTCATCCAAAGCTTCAAAGACACGAAAGTGGACTCCGGAAATACATTGGAACGACGCTTCTGTCGCGTCTGTGGATCACCCGTGTATGTGACGAGTAGTCGGGCCGAGGGGTTCGTGGTTGTGCCGTCCGGTAcgatggatggggaggcgGGCAGGAAGTGGAGGCCTGAGGTGGAGTTTTGGTgtaaggagaggagggagtatttgccggtggtggaggggacGCAGGCTTTGGAGATGGATTAG